A genome region from Streptomyces xanthophaeus includes the following:
- a CDS encoding ABC transporter ATP-binding protein has product MADALISLDGVEKVFDVRRRVSLMRREKRQVRAVDGISFEVARGEMVGYIGPNGAGKSTTIKMLTGILTPSGGRLRVAGIDPARERMRLAHRIGVVFGQRTTLWWDLPLKDSYGLMRRLYRVPRARFEENLERCVERLDLAELLDVPVRQLSLGQRMRGDIAAALLHDPEVLYLDEPTIGLDVVSKAKVRGFLRQLNEELGTTVLLTTHDLQDIEQLCERVMVIDHGRLMYDGPLGGLHAAGAVGESERTLVVDLERELAPISVAGARVVKVEGPRQWLAFPAGASAAPLVAAVAADYPLVDLSVREPDIEDVIARMYAGRG; this is encoded by the coding sequence GTGGCGGATGCGCTGATCTCGTTGGACGGGGTCGAGAAGGTCTTTGACGTACGGCGCCGGGTGAGCCTGATGCGCCGGGAGAAACGCCAGGTCAGGGCGGTGGACGGGATCAGTTTCGAGGTCGCCCGGGGCGAGATGGTCGGCTACATCGGGCCCAACGGCGCCGGGAAGTCGACCACGATCAAGATGCTGACCGGCATCCTGACGCCGAGCGGCGGCCGGCTGCGGGTCGCGGGCATCGACCCGGCGCGGGAGCGGATGCGGCTCGCGCACCGGATCGGGGTGGTGTTCGGGCAGCGCACGACGCTGTGGTGGGACCTGCCGCTGAAGGACTCGTACGGGCTGATGCGGCGGCTGTACCGGGTGCCGCGGGCACGGTTCGAGGAGAACCTGGAGCGGTGCGTGGAGCGGCTCGACCTGGCCGAGCTGCTGGACGTACCGGTAAGGCAGTTGTCGCTCGGGCAGCGGATGCGCGGGGACATCGCGGCGGCGCTGCTGCACGATCCGGAGGTGCTGTACCTGGACGAGCCGACGATCGGGCTCGACGTGGTGAGCAAGGCGAAGGTACGGGGCTTCCTGCGGCAGCTGAACGAGGAACTCGGTACGACCGTGCTGCTCACCACGCACGACCTCCAGGACATCGAGCAGCTGTGCGAGCGGGTGATGGTGATCGACCACGGGCGGCTGATGTACGACGGGCCGTTGGGCGGTCTGCACGCGGCGGGGGCGGTGGGGGAGAGCGAGCGGACGCTGGTGGTGGACCTGGAGCGGGAGCTCGCGCCGATCAGTGTGGCGGGGGCGCGGGTGGTGAAGGTGGAGGGTCCGCGGCAGTGGCTGGCGTTCCCGGCGGGGGCGTCGGCGGCGCCGCTGGTGGCGGCGGTGGCGGCGGACTACCCGCTGGTGGACCTGTCGGTGCGGGAGCCGGACATCGAGGACGTGATCGCGCGGATGTACGCGGGCCGCGGCTGA
- a CDS encoding DUF1707 SHOCT-like domain-containing protein, translating to MSDERPEKPLPELRASDADRDRVVERLRDAVAEGRLDMEEFEERLDAAYKSRTYAELEPLTRDLPAPDLPASAGGPVARPGAAAEPWTGRIGGAGSSATAVAVMSGFQRKGRWTVPARFDAVAFWGGGELDLREADFAQREVVINCVAVMGGIQITVPPGVELDVRGFGFMGAFDQRDNAGPSEPGAPRVVVTGFAFWGGVEIKVKKRKRPLDGPSLRKEL from the coding sequence ATGAGTGACGAGCGGCCGGAGAAGCCGTTGCCGGAGCTGAGGGCGTCGGACGCCGACCGGGACCGGGTGGTGGAGCGTCTGCGGGACGCCGTCGCCGAGGGCCGGCTCGACATGGAGGAGTTCGAGGAGCGGCTCGACGCGGCGTACAAGTCGCGGACGTACGCGGAACTGGAACCGCTGACGCGGGACCTGCCGGCGCCGGACCTGCCGGCGTCGGCGGGCGGGCCGGTGGCCCGGCCGGGCGCGGCCGCCGAGCCCTGGACGGGCCGGATCGGCGGGGCGGGCAGCTCGGCGACGGCCGTCGCGGTGATGTCGGGCTTCCAGCGCAAGGGCCGGTGGACGGTGCCGGCGCGGTTCGACGCGGTGGCGTTCTGGGGCGGCGGGGAGCTGGACCTGCGCGAGGCGGACTTCGCGCAGCGTGAGGTGGTGATCAACTGCGTCGCGGTCATGGGCGGAATCCAGATCACGGTGCCGCCGGGGGTGGAACTGGACGTCCGGGGCTTCGGCTTCATGGGTGCGTTCGACCAGCGCGACAACGCGGGCCCGTCCGAGCCGGGCGCGCCGCGGGTGGTGGTGACGGGCTTCGCCTTCTGGGGCGGCGTGGAGATCAAGGTCAAGAAGCGCAAGCGCCCCCTGGACGGCCCCTCGCTCCGCAAGGAGCTGTAG
- a CDS encoding DUF445 domain-containing protein has translation MPPAVTVTPAGAEWRGGNSSPRSGVGCYADKTGAPGGRQEHVENRSTTGGTSAADEERRRGVRRMKATATGLLILVALVYVLAKYAQHAWGAGGWAAYVAAAAEAGMVGALADWFAVTALFRRPLGLPIPHTAIIPTKKDQLGVSLGEFVGENFLSSDVVRARLHALGIGGRLGSWLAEPEHADRVTAELAAALRGALTVLRDSDVQAVVGEAITRRAEAAEIAPGIGKTLERVVEDGGHRRAVDLICAKAHDWLVTHGASITDAVQGGAPGWTPRFVDRKVGERVYKELLRFVTEMRDMPEHPARGAVDRFLADFAVDLQSDTETRAKVERLKSEILARDEVQDVIASAWSAIRSMIISAAEDEQSELRLRVRASLISFGTRLATDGRLQAKVEGWIEGAVVYVVTTYRTEITSLITDTVAGWDAEHTSRKIEAHIGRDLQFIRINGTVVGALAGLLIYTVSRAFGA, from the coding sequence GTGCCCCCGGCTGTCACCGTCACCCCCGCGGGAGCGGAATGGCGTGGCGGGAACTCCTCGCCCCGCTCAGGAGTCGGATGCTATGCAGACAAAACCGGCGCCCCCGGGGGAAGGCAGGAGCACGTGGAGAACCGCAGCACCACCGGAGGTACCAGCGCCGCCGACGAGGAGCGCCGCCGCGGGGTCCGCCGGATGAAGGCCACCGCGACCGGTCTGCTGATCCTCGTCGCGCTGGTCTACGTACTCGCCAAGTACGCCCAGCACGCCTGGGGCGCGGGCGGCTGGGCCGCGTACGTCGCCGCCGCGGCCGAGGCCGGCATGGTCGGCGCGCTCGCGGACTGGTTCGCCGTGACCGCCCTCTTCCGGCGTCCGCTCGGCCTGCCCATCCCGCACACCGCGATCATCCCGACCAAGAAGGACCAGCTCGGCGTGTCCCTGGGCGAGTTCGTCGGGGAGAACTTCCTCTCCTCCGACGTGGTCCGGGCCCGGCTCCACGCCCTCGGCATCGGCGGCCGCCTCGGCTCCTGGCTCGCCGAGCCCGAACACGCCGACCGGGTCACGGCCGAGCTGGCCGCCGCCCTGCGCGGCGCGCTCACCGTGCTGCGCGACTCCGACGTGCAGGCCGTCGTCGGCGAGGCCATCACCCGGCGAGCCGAGGCCGCCGAGATCGCGCCGGGCATCGGCAAGACCCTGGAGCGGGTCGTCGAGGACGGCGGCCACCGCCGGGCCGTCGACCTCATCTGCGCCAAGGCCCACGACTGGCTCGTCACGCACGGGGCATCGATCACGGACGCGGTCCAGGGCGGCGCCCCCGGTTGGACCCCGCGGTTCGTGGACCGCAAGGTGGGCGAGCGCGTCTACAAGGAGCTGCTCCGCTTCGTCACGGAGATGCGGGACATGCCCGAGCATCCGGCGCGCGGGGCGGTGGACCGTTTCCTGGCGGACTTCGCGGTCGACCTGCAGTCGGACACGGAGACGCGCGCGAAGGTGGAGCGGCTCAAGTCCGAGATCCTGGCGCGCGACGAGGTCCAGGACGTCATCGCCTCCGCGTGGTCGGCGATCCGGTCGATGATCATCTCGGCGGCGGAGGACGAGCAGAGCGAACTGCGCCTGCGGGTCCGCGCCTCGCTGATCTCCTTCGGTACGCGCCTGGCCACCGACGGCCGTCTGCAGGCGAAGGTGGAGGGCTGGATCGAGGGTGCGGTCGTCTACGTCGTCACCACCTACCGGACCGAGATCACCTCGCTGATCACGGACACCGTGGCGGGCTGGGACGCCGAGCACACCTCCCGCAAGATCGAGGCCCACATCGGCCGTGACCTGCAGTTCATCCGTATCAACGGCACGGTGGTCGGCGCCCTGGCCGGCCTGCTGATCTATACGGTGTCCCGCGCGTTCGGGGCGTAG
- a CDS encoding GNAT family N-acetyltransferase, whose product MICYGPAVLDLSDELADAYSEVFSAPPWNEDEETIRQFSLRLQADSRRAGFRTAFAQSPAGIDGFATGWLTPKTFPRDRGYGQVSAQLGRQRVRELLIGALEIDELAVRPHARGNGTGRTLLAEITADAPDGRAWLLTARMATDTVATYRRLGWHEVTPLPGTQNGVVVFLAPDHPSA is encoded by the coding sequence GTGATCTGTTATGGACCGGCCGTGCTGGACCTGTCGGACGAACTCGCCGACGCCTACAGCGAAGTGTTCTCCGCGCCACCGTGGAACGAGGATGAAGAAACCATTCGTCAGTTCTCCCTACGCCTCCAGGCCGACAGCCGCCGCGCCGGTTTCCGTACCGCCTTCGCTCAGTCGCCCGCGGGCATCGACGGCTTCGCCACCGGCTGGCTGACCCCCAAGACCTTCCCCCGCGACCGCGGCTACGGGCAGGTCTCCGCGCAGCTCGGCCGGCAGCGCGTACGGGAACTCCTCATCGGCGCCCTGGAGATCGACGAGCTCGCCGTACGCCCGCACGCGCGCGGGAACGGCACCGGGCGCACCCTCCTCGCCGAGATCACCGCCGACGCCCCCGACGGCCGCGCCTGGCTGCTGACCGCCCGGATGGCCACCGACACCGTCGCCACCTACCGGCGCCTCGGCTGGCACGAGGTCACCCCCCTGCCCGGCACGCAGAACGGCGTCGTCGTCTTCCTCGCCCCGGACCACCCCTCGGCCTGA
- a CDS encoding YDG/SRA domain-containing protein gives MTTPSRSVAFGTPEGVAEGDWFAGHVALHAKGVHRFSGRGISGTEKTGADSIVLSGGYVDDHDAGDVIIYTGEGGRDRDSGRMVADQSLGERGNAALVVSQAMGHPVRVIEGLGVTQGKRRRATKGYRYRGLFKTADHWMTVGQEGFRICQFKLIKIAAGEVLAPQPVDPLAGAETAFEEQARRYISQDRLVRDSKVVTAVKKMYDNTCQICRARLIVSVEGEAYSEAAHIQAVGKPHFGDDRIENVLCLCPNCHALFDRGALQLTDELTVIDGITGRFHAALAQVKGHNIGLEFARKHRERWANRLP, from the coding sequence ATGACTACGCCTTCAAGATCCGTTGCGTTTGGTACCCCTGAGGGTGTGGCCGAAGGGGACTGGTTTGCAGGCCATGTGGCCCTCCACGCCAAGGGCGTTCATCGCTTCAGCGGCCGTGGAATCTCCGGGACCGAGAAGACGGGAGCCGACTCCATCGTGCTCTCTGGCGGGTACGTGGATGACCACGATGCAGGCGACGTGATCATCTATACGGGCGAGGGGGGACGTGATCGAGACTCGGGGCGGATGGTCGCTGATCAATCCCTTGGCGAGCGGGGCAATGCCGCGCTCGTCGTCTCGCAGGCCATGGGGCATCCGGTACGAGTGATCGAAGGTCTGGGCGTTACCCAGGGCAAGCGCAGGCGAGCGACCAAGGGGTATCGCTACCGGGGGCTGTTCAAGACCGCGGACCACTGGATGACGGTCGGACAGGAAGGCTTCCGCATCTGCCAGTTCAAGCTGATCAAGATCGCGGCAGGTGAGGTGCTGGCCCCTCAGCCCGTGGATCCGTTGGCAGGGGCGGAGACGGCATTCGAGGAACAAGCTCGCCGCTACATCTCCCAGGATCGTCTGGTGCGGGACTCCAAGGTCGTGACCGCGGTGAAGAAGATGTACGACAACACCTGCCAGATCTGTCGCGCTCGGCTGATCGTCTCGGTGGAGGGCGAGGCGTACAGCGAGGCGGCGCACATACAGGCCGTGGGCAAGCCGCACTTCGGTGACGACCGGATTGAAAACGTCCTGTGCTTGTGCCCCAACTGTCACGCATTGTTCGACCGCGGGGCACTGCAGCTGACGGACGAGCTCACCGTGATTGACGGAATCACTGGTCGTTTCCATGCGGCGCTTGCGCAGGTCAAGGGCCACAACATCGGCCTCGAGTTTGCGCGCAAGCACCGCGAACGGTGGGCGAACCGGCTTCCCTAG
- a CDS encoding SEC-C metal-binding domain-containing protein, with product MRPDTPAEHIAEAERLIRTATRYPEDQEPLLLQAAAHLELADARDRASALYDQLLSSSPADPHLIKALQAANLWEYGHEAEARALITGIRAASPKDPAPWEVIAEALEAHDELEASHDCFTEAATLLIAEDDPLTPATTALLTGRHRVRRLLGRPHDDWDMVADTRHIGPIPLDELHDPKRIWALGSDDPAELRAEIARLRAELGDRRAALSRPFPVAILHWPQRELSELLTSYPTLASEYPSHEAHLREIETSLRALAASGTTNLGIVTASVPSYEAFAASEKTSPASPSLLAEYATTLAARGKATPWPPTPTAPCWCTSGKPYAECHGE from the coding sequence ATGCGCCCCGACACGCCTGCCGAGCACATCGCCGAAGCCGAGCGCCTCATCCGCACGGCGACCCGCTACCCCGAGGACCAGGAGCCCTTGCTCCTCCAGGCCGCGGCCCACCTCGAACTGGCCGACGCACGCGACCGGGCGAGTGCCCTGTACGACCAACTCCTCTCCTCCTCGCCCGCCGACCCCCACCTGATCAAGGCCCTGCAGGCGGCGAACCTCTGGGAGTACGGCCACGAGGCGGAGGCACGCGCCCTCATCACCGGCATCCGCGCCGCCTCGCCCAAGGACCCGGCACCGTGGGAAGTCATCGCGGAAGCCCTGGAGGCCCACGACGAGTTGGAGGCCTCGCACGACTGCTTCACCGAGGCGGCCACCCTCCTCATCGCGGAGGACGACCCGCTGACCCCGGCCACCACCGCCCTCCTCACGGGCCGCCACCGCGTCCGCCGCCTCCTCGGGCGCCCGCACGACGACTGGGACATGGTCGCGGACACCCGCCACATCGGCCCGATCCCCCTCGACGAGCTCCACGACCCGAAGCGCATCTGGGCCCTGGGCTCCGACGACCCCGCCGAACTGCGCGCGGAGATCGCCCGCCTGCGCGCCGAACTGGGCGACCGCCGCGCGGCCCTCTCCCGCCCCTTCCCGGTGGCGATCCTGCACTGGCCGCAGCGCGAACTGTCGGAGCTGCTGACCAGCTACCCGACCCTCGCCTCCGAATACCCCTCGCACGAGGCCCACCTGAGGGAGATCGAAACCTCCCTCCGCGCCCTGGCCGCCTCGGGCACCACGAACCTGGGCATCGTCACGGCGAGCGTCCCCTCGTACGAGGCCTTCGCGGCATCGGAGAAGACCTCCCCGGCCTCCCCGTCCCTGCTGGCCGAATACGCCACGACCCTGGCAGCCCGCGGCAAGGCCACCCCCTGGCCCCCAACCCCCACCGCCCCCTGCTGGTGCACATCGGGCAAGCCGTACGCGGAGTGCCACGGGGAGTAA
- a CDS encoding class E sortase, with translation MRDHVPVVVQGSGRRGRRAGLAGVLWAGAELIVTVGVVVLLLVVHQVWWTNRQAAAAAQEQVQALERAWGEGPAAGGAVGAEVGAGADGGGGGGPVVGPEPSGPTDSGAAPAATRAARPAAPPVAGPSERDRAYAVLRVPRLGLVVPVAQGVDKRAVLDKGYAGQYPGTAGPGAQGNFALAGHRNTHGEPFRYINRLRAGDELIVDMRGRRYTYVVGKILGETTERDTGVIAPVPRSVVKPDQGYSEPGAYITLTTCTPEYTSKYRLVVWGTLLKSS, from the coding sequence GTGCGAGATCACGTACCTGTGGTGGTGCAGGGGAGCGGCCGGCGGGGGCGCCGGGCCGGTCTCGCGGGGGTGTTGTGGGCGGGCGCCGAGCTGATCGTCACCGTGGGGGTGGTGGTCCTGTTGCTCGTGGTGCATCAGGTGTGGTGGACCAATCGGCAGGCCGCGGCGGCCGCGCAGGAGCAGGTCCAGGCGCTGGAGCGGGCGTGGGGCGAGGGGCCCGCCGCAGGTGGAGCGGTCGGGGCCGAGGTCGGGGCCGGGGCTGATGGTGGTGGCGGTGGCGGGCCCGTGGTGGGGCCGGAGCCGAGTGGGCCGACGGATTCGGGGGCGGCGCCCGCGGCGACCCGGGCCGCCCGGCCCGCCGCCCCGCCCGTCGCCGGGCCTTCCGAGCGGGACCGGGCGTACGCCGTGCTGCGTGTCCCGCGTCTCGGGCTCGTCGTCCCCGTGGCGCAGGGCGTCGACAAGCGGGCCGTCCTGGACAAGGGCTACGCCGGGCAGTACCCGGGGACCGCCGGGCCCGGGGCGCAGGGGAACTTCGCGCTGGCCGGGCACCGGAACACGCACGGCGAGCCGTTCCGGTACATCAACCGGCTGCGGGCGGGCGACGAGCTGATCGTCGACATGCGCGGGCGCCGGTACACGTACGTGGTCGGGAAGATCCTCGGCGAGACCACCGAGCGGGACACCGGGGTGATCGCGCCCGTGCCGCGCAGCGTGGTGAAGCCGGACCAGGGGTACAGCGAGCCCGGGGCGTACATCACGCTCACCACCTGCACGCCCGAGTACACCTCGAAGTACCGGCTGGTGGTCTGGGGGACCCTACTCAAGTCTTCCTGA
- a CDS encoding DUF6412 domain-containing protein: protein MARQRREGGLLSFALYARTSRVLALLLPLVLLGGILGLFAGEGGLGAVVVALAATVAVGTEALAAAARLVRPVPPHRIRTAIRDREQRTAFLPQRDPDASGRSRPRAPGRLVPTAA from the coding sequence ATGGCTCGGCAACGACGCGAAGGCGGCCTGCTGTCCTTCGCCCTGTACGCGCGGACCTCGCGGGTCCTTGCCCTGCTGCTCCCGCTCGTGCTGCTCGGGGGAATCCTCGGGCTGTTCGCCGGCGAGGGCGGGCTGGGCGCCGTGGTGGTCGCCCTCGCGGCCACCGTCGCCGTGGGCACCGAGGCTCTCGCCGCCGCCGCGCGGCTCGTGCGGCCCGTGCCGCCGCACCGAATACGCACCGCGATCCGTGATCGCGAGCAGCGCACGGCTTTCCTGCCGCAGCGTGATCCCGATGCCTCGGGCCGGTCGAGGCCCAGGGCGCCCGGCCGTCTCGTCCCGACGGCCGCGTAG
- a CDS encoding YidC/Oxa1 family membrane protein insertase, which produces MSVFTHLVAELGRLLEPVLAQSATAAAIVLFTVLVRLALHPLSRAAFRGATPAAGCLPILLQLPVFFVMYQAFSSAEVGGKANELLGHRLFAAPLGARWTEALGEGGLFGAQGLVFLGLFGAIAVVAAWSAVRGRRTAASVAAAAAATATATAAAPKKAAAAKKPGAGGSKPGAGGVKAGAGVMAEVSAEQQEVMRKLGGVLPLLSFGTLITAAVVPLAAGLYLLTTTAWSVAERAWLQYRKERAEQLMDGGARSSL; this is translated from the coding sequence GTGTCCGTTTTCACCCACCTTGTTGCTGAGCTGGGCCGGCTTCTTGAGCCGGTGCTGGCGCAGTCCGCGACCGCTGCCGCGATCGTGCTGTTCACCGTGCTCGTACGGCTCGCACTGCACCCGCTGAGCAGGGCCGCCTTCCGGGGAGCGACTCCTGCGGCGGGGTGCCTGCCGATCCTGCTGCAGCTGCCGGTGTTCTTCGTGATGTACCAGGCGTTCTCCTCCGCCGAGGTGGGCGGGAAGGCGAACGAGCTGCTCGGGCACCGGCTCTTCGCCGCGCCGCTGGGGGCCCGGTGGACCGAGGCGCTGGGCGAGGGCGGCCTGTTCGGGGCGCAGGGGCTGGTGTTCCTCGGGCTGTTCGGGGCGATCGCGGTGGTGGCCGCGTGGAGCGCGGTACGGGGGCGCCGGACGGCTGCCTCGGTAGCGGCGGCCGCTGCCGCCACTGCCACTGCCACTGCCGCTGCCCCCAAGAAGGCCGCTGCCGCCAAGAAGCCCGGGGCGGGCGGGTCCAAGCCCGGGGCCGGCGGGGTCAAGGCCGGGGCCGGGGTCATGGCCGAGGTGAGTGCCGAGCAGCAGGAGGTCATGCGCAAGCTGGGCGGCGTACTGCCCCTGCTGTCGTTCGGGACACTGATCACGGCCGCCGTGGTGCCGCTGGCCGCCGGGCTGTACCTGCTGACCACCACCGCGTGGTCGGTGGCGGAGCGGGCCTGGCTCCAGTACCGCAAGGAGCGGGCCGAGCAGCTGATGGATGGAGGCGCGCGTTCCAGTCTGTGA
- a CDS encoding fumarylacetoacetate hydrolase family protein: MKLLRVGPVGSERPALLDRDGTLRDLSGLITDVDGGLLADDSVLTRVRDAAESGELPVLSAEGLRIGAPVGRIGKVVGIGLNYFGHAAEIGAEPPAEPILFLKAPDTVVGPDDTVLIPRGSVKTDWEAELGVVIGSTARYLDSAVQGLAHVGGYVLVNDVSEREFQIERGGTWDKGKNCETFTPIGPWLLTADEVPDPQVLDVKLWVNGELKQDGNTSDQIFPVGEVVRYLSHFMTLYPGDVIVTGTPGGVAMGQPEPKPYLRAGDVVEVEITGLGRQRQEFKGA, translated from the coding sequence ATGAAGCTGCTGCGTGTCGGACCCGTAGGGTCGGAACGCCCCGCGCTGCTCGACCGGGACGGGACCCTGCGTGACCTGTCCGGCCTGATCACGGATGTGGACGGCGGCCTGCTGGCCGACGACTCCGTGCTGACCCGGGTACGGGACGCGGCCGAGTCCGGTGAGCTTCCGGTCCTGAGCGCCGAAGGCCTGCGCATCGGTGCCCCGGTCGGCCGCATCGGCAAGGTCGTGGGCATCGGCCTGAACTACTTCGGGCACGCCGCAGAGATCGGCGCGGAGCCGCCGGCCGAGCCGATCCTGTTCCTGAAGGCCCCGGACACCGTGGTCGGCCCCGACGACACGGTGCTGATCCCGCGCGGCAGCGTGAAGACCGACTGGGAGGCCGAGCTCGGCGTCGTCATCGGCAGCACCGCCCGCTACCTGGACTCCGCCGTGCAGGGCCTCGCGCACGTCGGCGGGTACGTGCTGGTCAACGACGTCTCGGAGCGCGAGTTCCAGATCGAGCGGGGCGGCACCTGGGACAAGGGCAAGAACTGCGAGACATTCACCCCGATCGGCCCCTGGCTGCTCACCGCCGACGAGGTCCCGGACCCGCAGGTCCTGGACGTGAAGCTGTGGGTCAACGGTGAGCTCAAGCAGGACGGCAACACCTCGGACCAGATCTTCCCGGTCGGCGAGGTCGTCCGGTACCTGAGCCACTTCATGACCCTGTACCCGGGCGATGTCATCGTCACCGGCACGCCGGGCGGCGTGGCCATGGGCCAGCCGGAGCCGAAGCCCTACCTGCGGGCCGGTGACGTCGTCGAGGTGGAGATCACGGGTCTCGGCCGTCAGCGCCAGGAGTTCAAGGGCGCGTAG
- a CDS encoding ALF repeat-containing protein: MKLTRIASVAAAAAMAPAVLLSSPAFAADAVSPATSSGPTAPDQAPEAPKAGPQKADGDQAGADKAGADKAGADRAGTGKAADEKSGDDEQAAKDRAAIKAILADPTSGPGVREAAQKALDGTAADMRRFLDVTWQKEQFTDDRVRVAQLHSTGGVAVKREAEKALRANTHAALKEFLTTGQHTARYEDDQVELFRMLNGAGRGIREAVVKLLRDGTPEQVRQFVAVGQHSVRASDDRVELSRMLLDAGPGLKAAVEALLDGHPSHAELREFVKNTQHALRDTDNEVLISSMLNGTPGPELKKAALAALKGTAADRAAFLKTGQHEARAKDKAAEGSGTGTGTGTGTGTGTGTGTTQVVTTGTGTGTSTGGGSNSNVTVAGGSGRLASTGADDAETAWLAAGSAAALAAGAALVLANRRRRMSAEA, translated from the coding sequence GTGAAGCTGACCCGGATCGCGTCGGTCGCCGCCGCCGCCGCGATGGCCCCGGCCGTCCTGCTCTCCTCCCCCGCCTTCGCCGCTGATGCCGTGTCGCCGGCCACGTCGTCGGGACCGACCGCGCCCGACCAGGCGCCCGAGGCCCCGAAGGCCGGCCCCCAGAAGGCCGACGGCGACCAGGCCGGTGCCGACAAGGCCGGTGCCGACAAGGCCGGTGCCGACCGAGCCGGGACCGGCAAGGCCGCGGACGAGAAGTCCGGCGACGACGAGCAGGCGGCGAAGGACCGGGCCGCGATCAAGGCGATCCTGGCCGACCCGACCAGCGGCCCGGGCGTGCGTGAGGCGGCGCAGAAGGCCCTCGACGGGACCGCCGCGGACATGCGGCGCTTCCTCGACGTCACCTGGCAGAAGGAGCAGTTCACCGACGACCGGGTCCGGGTCGCCCAGCTCCACAGCACCGGTGGCGTCGCCGTGAAGCGCGAGGCCGAGAAGGCCCTGCGGGCGAACACCCACGCCGCGCTGAAGGAGTTCCTGACGACCGGGCAGCACACGGCCCGGTACGAGGACGACCAGGTGGAGCTGTTCCGGATGCTGAACGGCGCGGGCCGGGGCATCCGCGAGGCCGTCGTGAAGCTGCTGCGCGACGGGACGCCGGAGCAGGTGCGCCAGTTCGTCGCCGTCGGCCAGCACTCGGTCCGCGCGAGCGACGACCGCGTCGAGCTCTCGCGGATGCTGCTCGACGCCGGGCCGGGCCTGAAGGCGGCCGTCGAGGCGCTCCTCGACGGGCACCCTTCCCACGCCGAGCTGCGGGAGTTCGTGAAGAACACCCAGCACGCGCTGCGCGACACGGACAACGAGGTGCTGATCTCCTCGATGCTGAACGGAACGCCCGGACCGGAGCTGAAGAAGGCCGCCCTCGCCGCTCTCAAGGGCACGGCAGCGGACCGCGCCGCGTTCCTGAAGACCGGCCAGCACGAGGCACGCGCCAAGGACAAGGCCGCCGAGGGGTCGGGCACGGGAACCGGCACGGGCACGGGTACGGGCACGGGAACCGGCACCGGCACGACCCAGGTCGTGACCACGGGTACGGGCACCGGAACGAGCACGGGCGGCGGCAGCAACAGCAACGTGACCGTGGCGGGCGGGTCCGGCCGGCTCGCGAGCACGGGCGCCGACGATGCCGAGACCGCCTGGCTCGCGGCCGGCAGCGCCGCCGCCCTCGCCGCGGGGGCCGCCCTGGTGCTCGCCAACCGCCGTCGCCGCATGTCGGCCGAGGCCTGA